tacaaaatcaacttTTTGATACATCAACTGCAAAATTAAGCTTCAACAACAAAATGGATGAAAAGGAAATCTATACTGactgtattattaaattcttaaCAAATTTGCGTAAATGGTTTTCAAGCGCACGCAATAACAACATATACAATTCATCACTTAGATTCATGAAATCGTATTTCGACAATAGCATGTCACTTGACATGTGAAGCAACCTCTTAACTAAATAAATGTGCGGACGTTTGATCATATAACACAAGCCGGCTTAACATATTTTCAACACTTATATCTTGAAATGAACATCTTCATGACGTACAAGCTAATGTAGAGCATAGTTCAAGGGTGCATCGTTTCGTAGTATCGATGAAACGTTCCCAAAAATACTTTTAATTAGAAAGTACAAAAAACACATCTTTATACTTAATGGATAAGGTTCGGCATGTTGTTCTCTTATATTGACAGACATATTAAACCTGCTTTCACTTTAACTTTTTGTTGATTGCGGTTACAATTCTTACATAAGGCATTTCCAACAAAACACATATGGACATAGTTTAAGACCCTAGATAGCATTCAACATGGGGATACGATTTTACGAGAGCCAACTTGTTTGAAAAAGTATTTTATCGTGAAATGTGATCAATGTTTTAAATCAGCACTTTATCATCGTTTCGTCGTTTTAAATACATTATAGGAACAATAcaacatttttcacaattttatatgAACTGTTTTGTTAACGAAGTTTACATTTCCATTGTATTCTGCCAAACAATAAATCTCAATTACCAACAGACGATTACTCCTTACATCTATATTTGTGAGTTTCAAGTGCAAGTCAAATGGCGTTTGATATATGTACTCGTTTTACATCAGCATACTATTCCGTATACTCTGTAGATCATTTACTCGACCCCCTTCCATAATCATCCTCATCCAAACCTCCCTCACAATCTCAAGCTGACGTTCAAGTACTGCCTGCATAATAACATCCGTCTCTCTATCCATGCCGAGGGTGACTCTGTTCGTGTGTATCAGCGTCAGCATCTCCATCTCTATTTTCCTCCCGCTGTACCATCGTAGTGGCTCAGGGTGAGCTATGATGGCTTGTCGTATCTTCGGTAGTCTGAGTATGAGCCTCGGACCTTCGGTCATCATTTCATCAATAGTAGCTATCCAAGAAAGCTTCTGCTCATGCTCCAGAGCACAGGCTGCCATCAGATTTCGCTCCGGAATCATGTAATAGGGCAGCTCCTTCGTATCTATAGCAACTCTCAGTGCATATAATCCTTCATGCAGCCAGTGAAACATACTTCTTTCATTAAACAATGATTGTGGGTTATTTTCTGCTAtccataatacaatatttttcactgtAAACGATGTAACCTCTTTCTTACAAGGTTTTAGTACATCATTCTTCaccatttttaataaaacatacagtTTCACTTGAGTGTCATGGAGATTGTTTACCAGTACGTTTTCTCCGGTGTTGAAACATATTCTCCATTCAACAGGTTCATAATCGCTGCCTTTGACCCCAACAGGAGAAACAAATGCTCCGAGTGATACAACCTCCTGAACAACGTCAGGCGTTGGCCAGTTGCGAGGTCTTGCCGCCCATCTTGATAGGATGCTGGGGCAGTAAAAGTGTAGTGCACCCACTATATCTCTATGATCAATACCATTAATTGTTAATGGCGCAGACGGTCCCGCACGCTCATGTTCCACACTTGATTCTTGATGTTGACGACCGTTCAACACCTGATTAACATATAAATCACTGCTTAATAGTCCACTACCATATCCATCATCACACAAGGCATTGTACACCGCTGTAGGAATATATGTACCGTATCTCTCTAGTAGCAATCTACAGTGTCCATGGTAACTAATACGACTGCAGGATCTAAATATGCTTTTCTCGCCAGGAAAAATACTTGAATCAACACCTTCTTCTAAACACGTTGCATGATTTGTAACCCACATTAAGTCTGTATCACTCTCCCTATAGTTGGTAAGACCCTCAGCCTTGCTACCCGTAGTGACCCACGTTACACTACCACCCGTCCGTGCAGTCCTATGCCTGTCATAAGCCTTGTATGCGTCTATCCGAGCCTGTCGGATGTGAGGCCCATAGCCCAGAACATTCATCAGAATACATGTTTCTGCAGACAGTTgttcaaattgaaactgaaatgtgttttaataaatgatataCAAAGTGATATGCATGTATAGAGATTAACAGGCTACTGTCACATTTTGTAATACAGTAAGACGAGCCTTGCAAATTAGATTTTTCGtttgtgccgagcctgatatattgcaGAACGATAGGAGAGTAACCTGTTTTTCTCTTTGCCAGACAGATATGTCcgcataatacaataaataataacatatacaAGCTTACGACGGTTCATTTTCTTAGCGGAAATGAACTTGCAGTATAACGTTCGACGTGTTAATTAAGACGTCATTAGAAATCCGGCATATCATTTGTAAAATACGATTTTGCTGTTCGAGTTGCTTTTTTCCTAAAATATAATACATCTTGGAATCgaagtgtttgttttgttgcatGTGAGTCAATATAACGGAAAATGACGTATGTCAAAAACACTAACTGATATAAACGCCTATTGATACTATCAGCGTTAGGGTATGTTAAAACAAGAAATGAAATCATAAGTATGCGTCTTTGTAATTCTAAAATGTCCAACAGAAGGATTTGAATATTTCAGGGACCTGTCCACCCTTAAGGTAAAccgacaaaattgaaaaaaaggttcAGATTTGCAATTATTTGCTGTAGTTATGTAATTTTCGAAGAagcaataatactgaacatttaccatactctaaaatatccattacatgcatcttttgacgatttaaacacctgaaaattataaatcgttgctaacgggaaacgattgaataatttggagtgttttgTTGTCATTATCGTTATTTTGTGACAAGACAAGACaagtttaaaatacataatcCTCTATATACGCATGGATGGTAGATTGGTATATGCACTACGCTTTTATCCAATTGTCGGTGTTTCGCGCTAAGGtaagtttagttttttttttatgtgattattgttttatacttgaactatttatttcgatatttacatttatcaattagaAGCATGTAATAACAAATgtcaaaacatgacaaaatctgtgaacaaatccCATTTCAATATTATGTGATGAAATAACAGAAATATACTcatatgtacaatatataaaaCCGAAGCCTGTGTTTACATATCAATACAATTAATTCCGGTTTTAATATAAAGAATACTAACTCGAGGGACCATCTTACCACAGTGGGACTGCAGGACACATTGACTTGTCTAGGGATCCCTCCTGGTACATCACGTATTATGCCTCCATCAGCCATTTATACGGTGCTGTAGCTAGATTCGAGACACCAAATAGTAAATTAGTTAACATCAtaatcattggcgtcgcactgaggcaactagtatgtaatacgttttttttcgcttatgggaggagaagttattttatggatcaatgtatatatttttgttgtcagaatataatggtgattttttgtgtaaattagtgtaaataagtactgcatttgtgccgattacatttactacaacatttattgccaataatgcaaagccaattcttttaattaataactgataacagggactgggcaataacaaaagtcacagggactgggcaaatatgcGAACCGGTGAAAATTTCAGGTTTTGTACAATAAcaaacattgtcaaaatatattatattttgtggtttttctaacaatagcgccgacttttgctgttcgagttttcgttaacgcgtattttcttcaattttacaagacgacagggattacacggtttattgctttatcgttatgtacacaccggtcttactgacaataacgtagtgacgtcaccatctatgtatagaatgattgctttattgataaccgttacacttcagtcacttattaatatcttagttagaaggcgATTTTTCAAGCGATTCCGTAGTGAAGTGGTTGCACGCTCGCTTcacacacggatgccagtaaaaaaggaaaccaatgcaaataaaatgaacaatgaaatatttgggggttacaacacaaaatcatagataatggttatttgggggttataacacaacatcatagatactggttatttgggagttataacacaaaatcatagataatggttataccattatctttttctgttttgttgaaaataatcggccaatatattaatatttacagtagaaaaaaaatcgttccatctaacttcattgagtgccttttacactgaaattcccgacgtcCTTTGatactttgcatcaatacttatcttgtatgttTATAGTGATATGTTGACGGTATATGCATAACAATGTCTGCAGTATACAGTTGTTTTACAGGAAATCAGGAATGTACAATAGAACAACTACGATCAGCAATATACCACATTGATATGTAAACAGATCTGCATTGACATGTCTGCACCAAAATATATGTGGAAATAAAATACGAAAAGTACCGTAATTATACCGCAAATTTGATGTTGCGTTTAAGTAATATGTCCTTGAAAAGTGCgaatatatgtgtatatgctCGTTTCCTACTACATTAAATCTGCATTAATGTATAATTACaactaaaataataatgtattcgTGGGGATATTATGTGCTTAAATAAGTGACTATCTGATGCGATTAATACATTTATGATTAATGGGCTGCATACGTCTTGAATGCATTTGTTTATCATTTGATTTTAAAGGTCTTCGAACTATAAGTACAACTGAACGTCCTTATGAATTGAATagctttatattatataatatttaagacGACCTCCTTCTCATTTATCAGTTCCAAAGTAACATTACTGAAAAGGCGAAGTCTTGTACCAGAAAACAACGAAGCAAATTTACCTGTTAGCGAAAAGACCTATTTTTAGGGCAACGGCCCACCCCGACGCCCCCCCACGAAATGTAACAACGCGTATCCTTTTTGTCTGGCCCCtttgatatgtcttttttttaaataaatcaaacacaaACGGTGGTGTATATAATTATTCAGTTTAAATATTGAGTTTTTTTTGGATAACTTTTATCATAAAATGAGTTATTTGGAAAAGTACTCCGTGAAAAGTATTAGATGAGGGTgaatgtaaatgtaaatgcaaatgttaaaacACATGTTAATGAAACCCAGTGTCCTTTTATTCCTGGTCATATAAGCCTTTCTTAAATGTGTCGTTAAACTTTAagtagaacaagagatgtgttcgtcagaaacataatgccccctattgcgccgctttgaagccaaatatttgacctttgaccctgtaGGATGACTAAATATTAAGACTTTCAAGTAATAATTtggacaatgaaaaaaaaagtttgtcgATGTGCTTAGTGAACAGTGTGTTTATTTTGCATATGACCCAGAATGTATATTCATTTTTTCATATAATCAAACTCTtactatgttttaaatataattcatgAAGTTGGAGATCAAGTTTTCGAAGaataatatttctttgaatgtgtTTCTTAATAATTAAAAGGACTGTATTGAAATACTGTTAATGATTCATTATATTGATGGATACATCTGTGTATTTTGTATTGAGAACATATTTGCAATACAAGTCAATGTAAATGGATGTTCTTGTCATGTTATGTAGTAATCTACAAGTAATATTCCTTGTTTTGAAGAAGGTTTCTTATCTTagtattaataatacatatatcatATAGTTTATTTGTAACTGCAGATTGTGTAGTATTATTATATTCATGTAAAGTGTTGGGATATAAACGTTTAACATGTTGTGAGTGTGAATCTGGCTATttagtcatttatatatatacccgaaatgtaataaatgttatcatgtc
This is a stretch of genomic DNA from Dreissena polymorpha isolate Duluth1 chromosome 7, UMN_Dpol_1.0, whole genome shotgun sequence. It encodes these proteins:
- the LOC127840107 gene encoding uncharacterized protein LOC127840107 isoform X12, whose translation is MADGGIIRDVPGGIPRQVNVSCSPTVFQFEQLSAETCILMNVLGYGPHIRQARIDAYKAYDRHRTARTGGSVTWVTTGSKAEGLTNYRESDTDLMWVTNHATCLEEGVDSSIFPGEKSIFRSCSRISYHGHCRLLLERYGTYIPTAVYNALCDDGYGSGLLSSDLYVNQVLNGRQHQESSVEHERAGPSAPLTINGIDHRDIVGALHFYCPSILSRWAARPRNWPTPDVVQEVVSLGAFVSPVGVKGSDYEPVEWRICFNTGENVLVNNLHDTQVKLYVLLKMVKNDVLKPCKKEVTSFTVKNIVLWIAENNPQSLFNERSMFHWLHEGLYALRVAIDTKELPYYMIPERNLMAACALEHEQKLSWIATIDEMMTEGPRLILRLPKIRQAIIAHPEPLRWYSERKIELEMLQLICMNRLTLGMDFETDVIMQALLRRRFEILMEVGMRMIMEGSRVNDLWDVWISMLM
- the LOC127840107 gene encoding uncharacterized protein LOC127840107 isoform X11, yielding MADGGIIRDVPGGIPRQVNVSCSPTVFQFEQLSAETCILMNVLGYGPHIRQARIDAYKAYDRHRTARTGGSVTWVTTGSKAEGLTNYRESDTDLMWVTNHATCLEEGVDSSIFPGEKSIFRSCSRISYHGHCRLLLERYGTYIPTAVYNALCDDGYGSGLLSSDLYVNQVLNGRQHQESSVEHERAGPSAPLTINGIDHRDIVGALHFYCPSILSRWAARPRNWPTPDVVQEVVSLGAFVSPVGVKGSDYEPVEWRICFNTGENVLVNNLHDTQVKLYVLLKMVKNDVLKPCKKEVTSFTVKNIVLWIAENNPQSLFNERSMFHWLHEGLYALRVAIDTKELPYYMIPERNLMAACALEHEQKLSWIATIDEMMTEGPRLILRLPKIRQAIIAHPEPLRWYSGRKIELEMLQLICMNRLTLGMDFETDVIMQALLRRRFEILMEVGMRMIMEGSRVNDLWDVWISMLM
- the LOC127840107 gene encoding uncharacterized protein LOC127840107 isoform X10: MADGGIIRDVPGGIPRQVNVSCSPTVFQFEQLSAETCILMNVLGYGPHIRQARIDAYKAYDRHRTARTGGSVTWVTTGSKAEGLTNYRESDTDLMWVTNHATCLEEGVDSSIFPGEKSIFRSCSRISYHGHCRLLLERYGTYIPTAVYNALCDDGYGSGLLSSDLYVNQVLNGRQHQESSVEHERAGPSAPLTINGIDHRDIVGALHFYCPSILSRWAARPRNWPTPDVVQEVVSLGAFVSPVGVKGSDYEPVEWRICFNTGENVLVNNLHDTQVKLYVLLKMVKNDVLKPCKKEVTSFTVKNIVLWIAENNPQSLFNERSMFHWLHEGLYALRVAIDTKELPYYMIPERNLMAACALEHEQKLSWIATIDEMMTEGPRMILRLPKIRQAILAHPEPLRWYSGRKREIEMLELIFLNRLALGIDVETDVITQAVKSRRVVILREVVMRMIMEGARVNDLINVMDSLLM
- the LOC127840107 gene encoding uncharacterized protein LOC127840107 isoform X3, with the protein product MADGGIIRDVPGGIPRQVNVSCSPTVFQFEQLSAETCILMNVLGYGPHIRQARIDAYKAYDRHRTARTGGSVTWVTTGSKAEGLTNYRESDTDLMWVTNHATCLEEGVDSSIFPGEKSIFRSCSRISYHGHCRLLLERYGTYIPTAVYNALCDDGYGSGLLSSDLYVNQVLNGRQHQESSVEHERAGPSAPLTINGIDHRDIVGALHFYCPSILSRWAARPRNWPTPDVVQEVVSLGAFVSPVGVKGSDYEPVEWRICFNTGENVLVNNLHDTQVKLYVLLKMVKNDVLKPCKKEVTSFTVKNIVLWIAENNPQSLFNERSMFHWLHEGLYALRVAIDTKELPYYMIPERNLMAACALEHEQKLSWIATIDEMMTEGPRLILRLPKIRQAIIAHPEPLRWYSGRKIEVEMLQLIVNNIMVEEGDGILLDVIMHELLRRMNEIDVELGMRMIMEGSRVNDVYHRQTDGQNVLLT
- the LOC127840107 gene encoding uncharacterized protein LOC127840107 isoform X9 — translated: MADGGIIRDVPGGIPRQVNVSCSPTVFQFEQLSAETCILMNVLGYGPHIRQARIDAYKAYDRHRTARTGGSVTWVTTGSKAEGLTNYRESDTDLMWVTNHATCLEEGVDSSIFPGEKSIFRSCSRISYHGHCRLLLERYGTYIPTAVYNALCDDGYGSGLLSSDLYVNQVLNGRQHQESSVEHERAGPSAPLTINGIDHRDIVGALHFYCPSILSRWAARPRNWPTPDVVQEVVSLGAFVSPVGVKGSDYEPVEWRICFNTGENVLVNNLHDTQVKLYVLLKMVKNDVLKPCKKEVTSFIVKNIVLWIAENNPQSLFNERSLFHWLHEGLYALRVAIDTEELPYYMIPERNLMAACALEHEQKLSWIVTINDMMTEGPRMILRLPKIRQAILAHPEPLRWYSGRKREIEMLELIFLNRLALGIDVETDVITQAVKSRRVVILREVVMRMIMEGARVNDLINVMDSLLM
- the LOC127840107 gene encoding uncharacterized protein LOC127840107 isoform X4; this encodes MADGGIIRDVPGGIPRQVNVSCSPTVFQFEQLSAETCILMNVLGYGPHIRQARIDAYKAYDRHRTARTGGSVTWVTTGSKAEGLTNYRESDTDLMWVTNHATCLEEGVDSSIFPGEKSIFRSCSRISYHGHCRLLLERYGTYIPTAVYNALCDDGYGSGLLSSDLYVNQVLNGRQHQESSVEHERAGPSAPLTINGIDHRDIVGALHFYCPSILSRWAARPRNWPTPDVVQEVVSLGAFVSPVGVKGSDYEPVEWRICFNTGENVLVNNLHDTQVKLYVLLKMVKNDVLKPCKKEVSSFIVKNIVLWIAENNPQSLFNERSLFHWLHEGLYALRVAIDTKKLPYYMIPERNLMAACALEHEQKLSWIATIDEMIKEGPRLILRLPKIRQAIIAHPEPLRWYSGRKIEVEMLQLIVNNIMVEEGDGILLDVIMHELLRRMNEIDVELGMRMIMEGSRVNDVYHRQTDGQNVLLT
- the LOC127840107 gene encoding uncharacterized protein LOC127840107 isoform X13 gives rise to the protein MADGGIIRDVPGGIPRQVNVSCSPTVFQFEQLSAETCILMNVLGYGPHIRQARIDAYKAYDRHRTARTGGSVTWVTTGSKAEGLTNYRESDTDLMWVTNHATCLEEGVDSSIFPGEKSIFRSCSRISYHGHCRLLLERYGTYIPTAVYNALCDDGYGSGLLSSDLYVNQVLNGRQHQESSVEHERAGPSAPLTINGIDHRDIVGALHFYCPSILSRWAARPRNWPTPDVVQEVVSLGAFVSPVGVKGSDYEPVEWRICFNTGENVLVNNLHDTQVKLYVLLKMVKNDVLKPCKKEVTSFIVKNIVLWIAENNPQSLFNERSLFHWLHEGLYALRVAIDTKELPYYMIPERNLMAACALEHEQKLSWIATIDEMMTEGPRLILRLPKIRQAIIAHPEPLRWYSERKIELEMLQLICMNRLTLGMDFETDVIMQALLRRRFEILMEVGMRMIMEGSRVNDLWDVWISMLM
- the LOC127840107 gene encoding uncharacterized protein LOC127840107 isoform X14, with amino-acid sequence MADGGIIRDVPGGIPRQVNVSCSPTVFQFEQLSAETCILMNVLGYGPHIRQARIDAYKAYDRHRTARTGGSVTWVTTGSKAEGLTNYRESDTDLMWVTNHATCLEEGVDSSIFPGEKSIFRSCSRISYHGHCRLLLERYGTYIPTAVYNALCDDGYGSGLLSSDLYVNQVLNGRQHQESSVEHERAGPSAPLTINGIDHRDIVGALHFYCPSILSRWAARPRNWPTPDVVQEVVSLGAFVSPVGVKGSDYEPVEWRICFNTGENVLVNNLHDTQVKLYVLLKMVKNDVLKPCKKEVSSFIVKNIVLWIAENNPQSLFNERSLFHWLHEGLYALRVAIDTKKLPYYMIPERNLMAACALEHEQKLSWIATIDEMIKEGPRLILRLPKIRQAIIAHPEPLRWYSGRKIELEMLQLICMNRLTLGMDFETDVIMQALLRRRFEILMEVGMRMIMEGSRVNDLWDVWISMLM
- the LOC127840107 gene encoding uncharacterized protein LOC127840107 isoform X7, with product MADGGIIRDVPGGIPRQVNVSCSPTVFQFEQLSAETCILMNVLGYGPHIRQARIDAYKAYDRHRTARTGGSVTWVTTGSKAEGLTNYRESDTDLMWVTNHATCLEEGVDSSIFPGEKSIFRSCSRISYHGHCRLLLERYGTYIPTAVYNALCDDGYGSGLLSSDLYVNQVLNGRQHQESSVEHERAGPSAPLTINGIDHRDIVGALHFYCPSILSRWAARPRNWPTPDVVQEVVSLGAFVSPVGVKGSDYEPVEWRMCFNTGENVLVNNLHDTQVKLYVLLKMVKNDVLKPCKKEVTSFIVKNIVLWIAENNPQSLFNERSLFHWLHEGLYALRVAIDTKELPYYMIPERNLMAACALEHEQKLSWIATIDEMMTEGPRLILRLPKIRQAIIAHPEPLRWYSERKIELEMLQLICMNRLTLGMDFETDVIMQALLRRRFEILMEVGMRMIMEGSRVNDLWDVWISMLM